A single region of the Salinibacter sp. 10B genome encodes:
- a CDS encoding type IV secretory system conjugative DNA transfer family protein: MPRSVPRPPLPSKAAHLISLVVAATCGLHAGVQYMAYMTGFHPVLGEPAFDLSGVGEDVLPWRFGLWIPLAAGLLLASAASLPWEEARRFAPVALAGAILSFEFSLGPIYGLQHYLSWMRLFLEEEALRPVAEQAMVVTTGGLISAILLLLGALKGSFRLRETTSQGSAHWGEERPLQNKKGLILGKSRRRLLRFDGEGHLLTLAPTRSGKGTGPVISNLLAYPGSVVVTDPKGENYWVTATQRQAMGQRVVALDPFGVVGGTGAYNPLDIIDTSSERCIDYARMLAEMIVVSRGSADSSNSKFFQTEARAIVSGLILYVSHAKSGRDRHLGTVRELLTLAPELFEALLEEMMVTSGCFGLISRTAARILQKEDRERSGAISTAQSHTHFLDSPSVRRRLRWSTFQMEDLKRERLTLYIIVPMDQLDAYAGFVRLIIASCWMGIIRETRRPEENVLFLLDEFANLGKMEMIGRAITLLAGYAATIWMIVQNLGQLEVEYGRGWKSLLDVAVLQTFATGDQETAEYVSKMTGEATVFTGSQAESRSRGKGGRGRQRSFNMSERSRRLLTPDEVRRLPASCQLIFLKGEPPIQTSLLRYYEEKGLSALADPNPLYEGTVEEQRRNGEPEELARPDADPRPEESEMQGEEERAEEAAEGPGPEASSEAGSQFPMPDEEPVVDDYFLPFALRKEAPLSGSSSEGESECE; the protein is encoded by the coding sequence ATGCCTCGCTCCGTCCCTCGCCCGCCCCTTCCCTCAAAGGCTGCTCACCTGATCAGCCTCGTCGTGGCTGCCACATGTGGCCTGCACGCCGGGGTACAATACATGGCCTATATGACGGGCTTTCACCCGGTTCTTGGTGAGCCGGCCTTTGACCTGTCTGGGGTTGGAGAAGATGTTCTTCCGTGGCGCTTTGGCCTCTGGATCCCTCTTGCTGCGGGCTTGCTGCTTGCGTCGGCCGCGAGCCTCCCGTGGGAAGAAGCCAGGCGCTTTGCGCCCGTAGCGCTCGCCGGCGCGATTTTGTCGTTTGAATTCTCTCTCGGGCCGATCTACGGTCTTCAGCACTACCTCAGCTGGATGCGGCTCTTTTTGGAGGAAGAGGCCCTTCGGCCCGTCGCCGAGCAGGCGATGGTCGTGACGACCGGGGGGCTTATCTCGGCGATCCTTCTTCTCCTGGGGGCCTTGAAAGGCTCCTTCCGCCTACGCGAGACGACGAGCCAGGGCTCTGCTCACTGGGGAGAGGAGCGTCCCCTCCAAAACAAAAAGGGCCTCATCCTGGGGAAAAGCAGGCGTCGCCTTCTGCGCTTCGATGGGGAGGGGCACCTCCTTACCCTCGCCCCCACCCGGAGCGGCAAGGGCACCGGGCCGGTCATCTCGAACCTGCTCGCCTATCCGGGGAGCGTCGTCGTCACCGATCCCAAGGGCGAGAACTACTGGGTTACCGCCACGCAGCGGCAGGCCATGGGACAGCGAGTGGTGGCCCTCGACCCGTTTGGCGTGGTGGGCGGCACGGGCGCCTACAACCCCCTCGACATCATCGACACCTCTTCGGAGCGCTGTATCGACTACGCCCGCATGCTGGCGGAGATGATCGTGGTTTCTCGCGGCTCGGCCGACTCCTCGAACTCGAAGTTTTTCCAGACGGAGGCGCGGGCGATCGTCTCTGGACTGATCCTCTACGTGTCCCACGCCAAAAGCGGGCGCGATCGGCACCTGGGCACCGTGCGCGAGCTTCTCACCCTCGCGCCCGAGCTCTTCGAAGCCCTCCTGGAGGAGATGATGGTGACGAGCGGGTGCTTTGGGCTCATCTCCCGGACGGCCGCGCGCATCCTTCAGAAAGAAGACCGGGAGCGCTCCGGCGCGATCAGCACTGCGCAGAGCCACACCCACTTCCTCGACTCCCCGAGTGTGCGGCGCCGCCTTCGCTGGTCGACCTTCCAGATGGAGGACCTGAAGCGAGAGCGGCTTACCCTCTACATCATCGTCCCGATGGACCAGCTCGACGCCTACGCGGGCTTTGTGCGCCTGATTATTGCCTCCTGCTGGATGGGCATAATCCGCGAGACCAGGCGGCCGGAGGAGAACGTCCTCTTTCTGCTTGATGAGTTTGCGAACCTCGGGAAGATGGAGATGATCGGGAGGGCGATTACGCTTTTGGCCGGCTACGCCGCCACGATCTGGATGATCGTGCAGAACCTCGGGCAACTGGAGGTGGAGTACGGGCGCGGCTGGAAGTCGCTTCTGGACGTGGCGGTCCTTCAGACCTTTGCGACCGGCGACCAGGAGACCGCCGAGTACGTGAGCAAGATGACCGGGGAGGCGACCGTCTTTACGGGGAGCCAGGCCGAGAGCCGCTCCCGTGGCAAGGGAGGGCGCGGTCGGCAGCGCTCCTTCAACATGAGCGAGCGCTCCCGCCGCCTCCTGACGCCGGATGAGGTGCGGAGGCTTCCCGCGTCTTGTCAACTGATCTTCCTGAAGGGAGAGCCGCCCATACAAACCAGTCTCCTGCGATACTACGAGGAGAAAGGGCTCTCGGCCCTTGCCGATCCCAACCCTCTCTACGAAGGGACCGTTGAGGAGCAGCGCCGCAATGGGGAGCCCGAAGAACTAGCGCGCCCAGACGCTGATCCTCGCCCGGAGGAAAGTGAGATGCAAGGGGAGGAGGAACGGGCGGAAGAGGCCGCTGAAGGGCCAGGCCCGGAAGCCTCCTCCGAAGCCGGCAGTCAATTCCCGATGCCCGACGAAGAGCCCGTCGTAGACGATTACTTCCTGCCATTTGCACTTCGGAAGGAGGCCCCGTTGAGCGGATCCAGTTCGGAGGGGGAATCGGAGTGCGAATAA
- a CDS encoding TrbI/VirB10 family protein, producing the protein MSDPNSIIPPDPEGLFPTRKISRPAVLFTAGAALALIFLVLLMTVGEESAEGPEAELSSQATPEKVEAGTIPEILRDLDEEVDRFDDNNVAARHANEDGSTPDSVGEKRPSGEGSANQAESGSGHSTKERPAGGQSSGGNVTAEKKSNGQRSNSGPSNGAPPSGNPSGESATGEPKRAEALLELLRKRREASSAGAASQGQSSAFGSSAQSASSPAPGTRDYYRQQLERRARERALSRGADGNSQRSAFRGGGRPGQDDPVEKAFMAGATASPVVSAGGGSPGSSASIGAEPDPQVQRLQQMQKMAEDRGDRELAQMIAWMAADAESASSSSAGTATPVRSAPGSVGGGSSPQSRTHSTLTGALPSETWPGGRQQVVRIRAPLTPFEIKEGTTIPAQLETAVNTDVPGGVRARITRNVYDSRTQQHLLIPKGSVALGSVEGGAVVGQRRIAMVWDRLLLPDGRSIELGSQETKDGIGAGGVRGRVDNHAFRRFSGALMVSLVGAGARIATAEPQAGIVVAPSAKTIIGQGAAQQTAEVATSMLERNVNIQPTIKLEEGHPFHIYLQNDVAFAGPYRPTDGYMGWEGGSGLGDGTRLP; encoded by the coding sequence ATGAGCGACCCCAACTCCATAATTCCGCCCGATCCAGAAGGTCTCTTTCCCACCCGAAAGATCAGCCGTCCTGCCGTGCTCTTCACTGCCGGAGCCGCGCTTGCGCTCATATTTCTCGTTTTGCTTATGACCGTAGGGGAAGAAAGCGCCGAAGGCCCGGAGGCCGAGCTCAGCAGTCAGGCCACGCCGGAGAAAGTTGAAGCGGGCACCATCCCTGAGATTCTTCGGGACCTGGACGAGGAGGTAGATCGATTTGATGACAACAACGTCGCGGCCCGGCATGCGAATGAGGACGGGTCGACCCCGGACAGCGTGGGCGAAAAGAGGCCGAGCGGCGAAGGGAGCGCCAATCAGGCTGAATCGGGCAGCGGACACTCTACGAAAGAACGGCCTGCAGGTGGGCAGTCTTCAGGTGGCAACGTCACCGCCGAGAAGAAATCCAACGGTCAGCGCTCCAACAGTGGCCCATCCAACGGTGCTCCGCCAAGCGGTAACCCCTCCGGCGAGAGCGCCACTGGTGAGCCAAAGAGAGCCGAGGCGCTCCTGGAGCTTCTGCGGAAGCGCAGGGAAGCCTCCTCTGCAGGCGCTGCGTCGCAGGGCCAGTCCTCCGCCTTTGGGTCTTCGGCGCAAAGCGCCTCAAGCCCTGCGCCGGGGACCAGAGACTACTACCGCCAGCAATTGGAACGGCGCGCACGAGAGCGGGCGCTGAGTAGAGGTGCTGACGGAAACTCCCAGCGCAGTGCGTTCAGAGGTGGTGGACGTCCGGGGCAGGATGATCCTGTCGAGAAGGCCTTTATGGCCGGGGCGACGGCCTCGCCCGTCGTGTCCGCAGGCGGGGGCTCCCCGGGAAGCTCCGCATCGATTGGAGCTGAACCTGACCCGCAGGTCCAGCGGCTCCAGCAGATGCAAAAGATGGCTGAGGACCGGGGCGATAGGGAACTCGCGCAGATGATCGCGTGGATGGCAGCAGATGCAGAGTCGGCTTCAAGTTCGTCAGCTGGAACCGCAACCCCAGTGAGATCCGCCCCAGGAAGTGTCGGAGGAGGTTCTTCCCCGCAGTCGAGAACCCATTCTACTCTGACCGGAGCGCTCCCTTCGGAGACCTGGCCGGGAGGACGGCAGCAGGTGGTTCGGATTCGCGCGCCGCTCACGCCGTTTGAGATCAAGGAGGGGACCACGATCCCCGCCCAGCTAGAGACGGCCGTCAACACCGACGTGCCGGGCGGCGTCCGGGCTCGCATTACGCGGAACGTCTACGACTCCCGCACGCAGCAGCACCTCCTCATTCCTAAGGGATCAGTTGCTCTCGGATCGGTCGAGGGCGGGGCCGTCGTCGGCCAACGCCGGATCGCGATGGTTTGGGACCGGCTTCTTCTTCCCGATGGGCGAAGCATTGAGCTTGGCTCCCAGGAGACGAAAGACGGCATTGGCGCCGGCGGCGTGCGGGGCCGCGTCGACAACCACGCGTTTCGCCGCTTCAGCGGTGCGCTCATGGTTTCTCTCGTAGGCGCGGGCGCTCGGATCGCGACGGCCGAGCCCCAGGCCGGTATCGTCGTGGCCCCCAGCGCGAAGACGATCATCGGTCAGGGCGCGGCCCAGCAGACCGCCGAGGTGGCCACCTCGATGCTGGAGCGCAACGTCAACATCCAGCCGACGATCAAGCTGGAGGAGGGGCACCCCTTCCACATCTACCTCCAAAACGACGTGGCCTTTGCCGGGCCCTACCGCCCGACCGACGGCTATATGGGATGGGAAGGCGGCTCCGGATTGGGCGATGGGACACGTCTCCCATGA
- a CDS encoding TrbG/VirB9 family P-type conjugative transfer protein has product MEEAVRAYEESGAALPILTQGLSRRVPYGHEKPTLRCNQLISCLIMLQPGETVRHTVAGDPKNWNISLASMGPGGVTPLVVVKPVFPLSDLRTNLFVMTDKRIYEVALEAEGIRDRRPVGDPSRLNVLEFYYPDEMVRTWHQKARVEHQAEEAAALRATTGEVLDLSPRIALTDMNHSYKWKKDKRFPWEPAAVFDDGRHVYISLEEGAQHDASATLFARGLDGSNVMIEYVVRGGRIITDRVFREAVFIYSEPTRRKKPKKYELVIENTSR; this is encoded by the coding sequence ATGGAGGAGGCGGTTCGGGCGTACGAAGAGAGTGGTGCAGCCCTGCCGATTCTCACGCAGGGCCTCTCCCGGCGGGTGCCCTACGGCCACGAGAAGCCGACCCTGCGCTGCAATCAGCTCATCTCCTGTCTCATCATGCTGCAGCCCGGGGAAACGGTGCGTCACACCGTCGCGGGCGACCCCAAGAACTGGAACATCAGCCTCGCCTCGATGGGGCCGGGGGGCGTGACGCCCCTCGTCGTGGTAAAGCCGGTCTTTCCGCTTTCCGACCTGCGAACCAACCTCTTCGTCATGACCGACAAGCGGATTTACGAGGTCGCCCTGGAGGCAGAAGGCATCCGGGACCGCCGGCCGGTGGGGGACCCCTCTCGCTTGAACGTCCTGGAGTTCTACTACCCCGACGAGATGGTGCGCACCTGGCACCAGAAAGCCCGCGTCGAGCACCAGGCCGAAGAGGCCGCTGCTTTGCGCGCCACGACTGGAGAGGTCCTCGACCTCTCGCCGCGAATTGCGCTTACGGACATGAACCACAGCTACAAGTGGAAAAAGGACAAGCGCTTCCCTTGGGAGCCAGCTGCGGTCTTTGACGACGGACGTCACGTCTACATCAGCCTCGAAGAAGGGGCCCAGCATGACGCCTCAGCGACCCTCTTCGCGAGGGGGCTGGACGGCTCGAACGTGATGATCGAATACGTCGTGCGCGGCGGGCGGATCATCACCGACCGGGTCTTCCGGGAGGCGGTCTTTATCTACTCGGAGCCCACCCGGCGAAAGAAGCCGAAGAAATACGAGCTCGTCATCGAGAATACCTCCCGGTAG
- a CDS encoding VirB8/TrbF family protein, translating to MTHSTNHSSSQEHPNPQNGAETPATFSTEDPSAKENQNSGYPSGEERRVGEATPVGRLLAWLGLGGIFGGAGSAKRIGGETNDQPSTNGIAAPPGWTKGGNPYVRPEKEWQSRYMDLATAKRNWQLIAGASVITCLVLVVAYVQLSMSSRVVPFPVAIDSLGIPLAYGTLEPKPDVDLAGLVERSSIASFILNTRRVVADPVAQRHAIESAYHFLDARGQAFLNAYFSRPENDPLRLGKRIRREVKVQSILKIPGSSSYRVTWTERERGISSRKVTKSTWEAILNVGRTSPTEITENAIANPLGTYILDVNWGPISASQ from the coding sequence ATGACACACTCCACCAATCATTCCTCCAGTCAGGAACACCCAAACCCGCAAAATGGGGCCGAGACTCCTGCCACTTTCTCCACAGAGGATCCCTCCGCAAAGGAAAATCAAAACAGTGGATACCCCTCTGGGGAGGAGCGGAGAGTGGGGGAAGCCACTCCAGTAGGCCGCCTTCTGGCGTGGCTGGGACTGGGCGGGATCTTTGGAGGGGCTGGCAGCGCGAAAAGAATAGGAGGGGAGACAAATGATCAGCCGTCGACGAACGGAATTGCCGCGCCGCCAGGCTGGACGAAAGGCGGCAATCCCTACGTGCGCCCCGAGAAAGAGTGGCAGAGCCGCTACATGGACCTGGCGACGGCAAAGCGGAACTGGCAGCTCATCGCCGGGGCCTCGGTGATTACCTGCCTGGTGCTGGTCGTCGCGTACGTGCAGCTCTCGATGTCCTCCCGCGTGGTGCCCTTCCCAGTGGCGATCGACAGCCTGGGGATCCCCCTCGCGTACGGCACCCTGGAGCCGAAGCCCGATGTCGACCTGGCCGGCCTCGTCGAGCGCTCCAGCATCGCGAGCTTCATTTTGAACACGAGGCGCGTGGTGGCCGATCCCGTCGCCCAGCGTCACGCCATCGAGTCAGCCTACCATTTTTTGGACGCCCGTGGACAAGCCTTCTTGAACGCCTACTTTTCCCGTCCGGAGAACGACCCGCTCCGCCTCGGCAAGCGCATCCGACGAGAGGTGAAGGTCCAGAGCATCCTAAAGATTCCCGGTTCCAGCTCCTACCGGGTCACCTGGACTGAACGAGAACGGGGCATAAGCTCTCGCAAGGTTACAAAAAGCACCTGGGAGGCGATCCTCAACGTGGGCCGCACCTCGCCTACCGAGATCACCGAAAACGCCATCGCCAACCCCCTTGGGACCTACATTCTCGACGTAAACTGGGGGCCTATCAGCGCCTCTCAATAG